Proteins encoded within one genomic window of Oryza brachyantha chromosome 7, ObraRS2, whole genome shotgun sequence:
- the LOC102719974 gene encoding brassinosteroid-responsive RING protein 1-like gives MGFPAVYYCVILPPPLHSLLHLLECISRGCALPAALLFPAATELPPPARAALQADGIKARLPVIRFSGSSADAAEEEDEDSDAAASSSPRCAVCLAAVEDGAEVRQLRHCAHAFHLPCIDRWVDMGHFTCPLCRSLL, from the coding sequence ATGGGCTTCCCGGCGGTGTACTACTGCGTcatcctcccgccgccgctccactccctcctccacctcctcgagTGCATCTCCCGCGGCTGCGCCCTCCCGGCCGCGCTGCTcttccccgccgccaccgagctgccgccccccgcgcgcgccgccctgCAGGCCGACGGGATCAAGGCCCGCCTCCCCGTCATCAGGTTCAGCGGATCCAgcgccgacgcggcggaggaggaggacgaagaCTCCGACGCTGCTGcgtcgtcgtccccgcgcTGCGCCGTGTGCCTGGCCGCCGTGGAggacggcgcggaggtgaGGCAGCTGCGCCACTGCGCCCACGCCTTCCACCTCCCCTGCATCGATCGCTGGGTGGACATGGGCCACTTCACCTGCCCTCTCTGCAGATCTCTCCTCTGA
- the LOC102720538 gene encoding plant intracellular Ras-group-related LRR protein 3 produces the protein MDPAPHSHSHPILSYVLSRLPTLTKTRPAAGGGDFDIEQPPVHTPSPRTPSTAGEFELVDRMPGLRHPSVLRAMARAVADVSAARSALQVLGPRPDHELVDSSRAIVAAAAAEAGGGSRDVPEGDLEACRAVVRLEETHDAYEALLQEAEGRLEAVYRSAMQGKDLEEESDGKDEYSGAEAGDAMVREEVIAVLKQAEEGRSVESVRLVDRQLRHLPEAFGRIQGLRVLDVSRNQLEVIPDAIGGLDHLEELRLASNALISLPDSIGLLSNLKILNVGSNNLRSLPDSISKCRSLIELDVSYNGLAYLPTNIGYELLNMRKLWVHMNKLQSLPSSICEMRSLYLLDAHLNELCGLPSAIGKLSSLEIINLSSNFSDLKDLPASFGDLLNLRELDLSNNQIHALPDSFGRLNKLKKLNLEQNPLTMPPMDIVSKGVDAVIEYMLKRWLDILLEEERKSIAVAESSQAPITPSGWLARNVCWVFNVSRSLVGYLSGKNKTEKDTYLYQQY, from the exons ATGGATCCGGCGCCGCACTCGCACTCCCACCCCATCCTCTCCTACGTCCTCTCCCGCCTCCCCACCCTCACCAAGACGCGgcctgccgccggcggcggcgacttcgACATCGAGCAGCCGCCCGTCCACACGCCGTCCCCGCGGAcgccctccaccgccggcgagtTCGAGCTCGTCGACCGCATGCCCGGGCTGCGCCACCCCTCCGTTCTCCGGGCCATggcccgcgccgtcgccgacgtctcGGCCGCACGCTCCGCGCTCCAGGTCCTCGGGCCGCGCCCCGACCACGAGCTCGTCGACTCCTCCCGCGcgatcgtcgccgccgccgccgccgaggccgggGGCGGCTCGCGGGACGTCCCCGAGGGGGACCTCGAGGCCTGCCGCGCCGTGGTGCGGCTGGAGGAGACCCACGACGCGTACGAGGCGCTTCTGCAGGAGGCGGAGGGCAGGCTCGAGGCGGTGTACCGGTCGGCGATGCAGGGGAAGGACCTGGAGGAGGAGTCCGACGGCAAGGACGAATATTCCGGCGCTGAGGCCGGGGATGCGATGGTGCGGGAGGAAGTGATCGCGGTGCTGAAGCAGGCTGAGGAGGGCAGGTCGGTGGAGAGCGTCCGCCTCGTCGACCGGCAGCTTCGTCACCTGCCCGAGGCCTTCGGGAGGATCCAGGGGCTCCGCGTGCTCGATGTCTCGCGCAATCAGCTCGAG GTTATTCCAGATGCTATAGGAGGACTTGATCATCTTGAAGAACTTCGTCTCGCTTCTAATGCCTTGATTTCTCTTCCTGATTCCATTGGACTGCTATCCAATTTGAAGATTCTGAATGTGGGAAGCAACAATCTAAGGTCGTTACCAGATAGCATCTCAAAGTGCAG GTCACTAATTGAGCTTGACGTGAGCTACAATGGGCTTGCTTATCTGCCAACCAATATTGGGTATGAGCTGTTAAATATGCGAAAACTCTGGGTCCATATGAACAAGTTACAGTCACTTCCATCATCTATCTGTGAGATGAGATCATTGTATCTCCTGGATGCACATTTGAATGAACTATGTGGACTGCCATCTGCCATAGGGAAACTTTCAAGTCTTGAAATTATAAACCTAAGCAGCAACTTTAGTGACCTGAAGGATCTTCCCGCTTCCTTCGGTGACCTACTGAATCTACGTGAACTTGATCTCAGCAACAACCAGATCCATGCTCTTCCTGATAGTTTTGGTCGGTTGAATAAGCTAAAGAAGCTTAATCTGGAACAGAATCCTCTTACTATGCCTCCAATGGACATCGTGAGCAAAGGTGTGGATGCGGTGATAGAATACATGCTGAAGAGGTGGCTTGATATTTTGCTCGAGGAAGAACGGAAGAGCATTGCAGTAGCAGAGAGCTCTCAAGCGCCCATCACTCCTTCGGGTTGGCTAGCACGTAATGTTTGCTGGGTCTTTAATGTTTCTAGAAGCCTTGTGGGGTATCTTAGTGGCAAGAACAAAACGGAGAAAGATACGTACCTCTATCAGCAGTACTGA